A window of the Butyricimonas virosa genome harbors these coding sequences:
- the topA gene encoding type I DNA topoisomerase produces the protein MIENLVIVESPAKAKTIERFLGENYVVKSSFGHIRDLEKKDLGIDIEHNFQPKYEISPDKKAIVKELKQLAKEAKTVWLASDEDREGEAIAWHLFEVLGLKKENTKRIVFHEITKDAILHAINNPRDIDKNLVDAQQARRVLDRLVGFEVSPVLWKKVKPSLSAGRVQSVAVKLIVEREREINHFIEQKYYKVTGTFETKDANGNSVPLKAELSERFPTQEETLNFLEHCKKAIFTVSDVETKPSSRKPAPPFTTSTLQQEASRKLGFSVSQTMAVAQKLYEQGHITYMRTDSVNLSQLAIGAAKAVICNTLGEKYSKPRNFATKTKGAQEAHEAIRPTYMDKETISGDKNEQQLYSLIRKRTLASQMAEAELEKTTITIAISGEKYTFEAVGEVIIFDGFLKVYMESFDDEKEDDETALLPAIHKGDQLQRSLIQALEQYTTHPPRYTEASLVKKMEALGIGRPSTYAPTITTIQNRGYILRESRDGAERQLDQIDLKGQDIKVKKINRMFGAEKKKLFPSDIGMVVTDFLSNYFMNIMDYNFTANAEDALDHIAEGEVEWQAMIGTFYQPFHANVEKTLKESERNTGARELGKDPQTGETVVVRIGRFGPMAQIGEGESVRYAGLLKGQLMETITLEEALDLFKFPRQLGEFEEKPVSIGIGRFGPYIKHNQLFVSLKKGIDDPGTITLETAIERINEKREIEKNRKIQEFENGVQILNGRFGPYITFNKVNYKIPKGKEADKLTFEETMAIIEKGGDCKKKTTKKTTKKAASKTTKKETKKETKKKE, from the coding sequence ATGATTGAAAATTTAGTAATTGTCGAGTCTCCGGCTAAAGCCAAGACCATTGAACGTTTTTTAGGAGAGAATTATGTTGTAAAATCTAGTTTCGGACATATCCGGGATCTTGAAAAAAAAGATTTGGGGATTGATATAGAACATAATTTCCAACCAAAATATGAAATATCACCCGACAAGAAAGCGATTGTAAAAGAACTGAAACAACTTGCCAAAGAAGCCAAAACGGTTTGGTTAGCCTCCGATGAGGACCGCGAGGGAGAAGCTATTGCCTGGCATTTATTTGAAGTTCTGGGGTTGAAGAAGGAGAACACGAAACGAATTGTTTTTCACGAAATAACAAAAGATGCTATTTTACACGCAATCAATAACCCCCGGGACATTGATAAAAACCTCGTGGATGCCCAACAGGCCCGCCGGGTTCTTGATCGACTGGTCGGATTCGAAGTGTCACCGGTCCTGTGGAAAAAAGTAAAACCCTCCTTGTCGGCCGGACGTGTTCAATCCGTTGCCGTAAAACTCATCGTTGAACGAGAACGGGAGATTAACCATTTCATTGAACAAAAATACTATAAGGTTACCGGAACGTTCGAAACGAAAGATGCCAATGGTAATTCTGTTCCTTTAAAAGCCGAATTGTCCGAACGGTTCCCCACGCAGGAAGAGACTCTTAACTTTTTGGAACATTGCAAAAAAGCTATATTCACGGTAAGTGATGTCGAGACTAAACCGAGCAGCCGTAAACCGGCTCCCCCGTTCACGACATCCACCTTACAACAAGAAGCATCCCGCAAATTGGGATTTTCTGTTTCACAGACAATGGCCGTGGCCCAAAAACTATACGAACAGGGGCATATCACCTACATGAGAACTGACTCCGTGAACCTGTCACAACTGGCTATTGGTGCGGCAAAAGCCGTTATTTGTAACACGCTAGGAGAAAAATATTCTAAACCCAGAAATTTCGCCACGAAGACGAAAGGGGCACAAGAAGCTCATGAGGCTATTCGTCCGACCTACATGGATAAGGAAACGATTAGCGGAGACAAGAATGAACAACAACTTTACTCGTTAATCCGGAAACGGACTCTCGCTTCTCAAATGGCAGAAGCTGAACTGGAAAAAACAACTATAACAATCGCTATTTCCGGAGAGAAATACACGTTTGAGGCCGTGGGTGAAGTGATCATTTTTGACGGTTTCCTTAAAGTGTACATGGAATCTTTTGATGATGAGAAAGAAGACGATGAAACAGCTTTATTACCCGCAATACACAAGGGAGACCAATTACAACGCTCTTTGATCCAAGCCTTAGAACAATACACGACGCATCCCCCCCGCTACACGGAGGCCAGTCTCGTGAAGAAAATGGAGGCCTTGGGCATCGGACGTCCTTCAACATACGCCCCCACGATTACCACGATTCAAAACCGGGGATATATCTTACGGGAAAGCCGGGATGGCGCAGAACGTCAACTAGACCAGATAGACCTTAAAGGACAAGATATTAAAGTCAAAAAGATCAATCGAATGTTCGGCGCAGAAAAGAAAAAATTGTTTCCCTCGGATATTGGAATGGTCGTGACGGATTTCCTTTCCAATTACTTCATGAATATCATGGATTATAACTTCACGGCAAATGCCGAGGATGCCCTTGATCACATCGCCGAAGGAGAGGTTGAATGGCAAGCCATGATTGGAACATTCTATCAGCCCTTCCACGCAAATGTGGAAAAAACGCTGAAAGAATCCGAACGGAACACCGGAGCCCGAGAACTCGGTAAAGACCCACAAACGGGAGAAACTGTTGTCGTACGAATTGGACGTTTCGGGCCGATGGCTCAGATAGGTGAAGGAGAAAGCGTACGTTATGCCGGACTACTCAAAGGGCAACTAATGGAAACCATTACCTTGGAAGAAGCTTTAGACCTGTTCAAGTTTCCCCGTCAACTGGGAGAATTTGAGGAGAAGCCTGTCAGTATTGGCATCGGTCGTTTTGGACCTTATATTAAGCATAACCAACTTTTCGTTTCCTTGAAAAAAGGTATTGACGACCCGGGAACGATAACACTTGAAACCGCTATCGAACGAATCAACGAGAAACGGGAAATCGAGAAAAACAGGAAAATTCAGGAATTTGAAAACGGGGTACAAATTCTTAACGGTCGTTTTGGACCTTACATCACCTTCAATAAAGTGAACTACAAGATTCCCAAAGGAAAAGAAGCTGACAAATTGACCTTTGAGGAAACCATGGCAATTATTGAAAAAGGGGGGGACTGCAAGAAAAAAACGACGAAAAAGACAACAAAAAAAGCGGCCTCGAAGACAACAAAAAAAGAGACAAAAAAGGAAACTAAAAAGAAGGAATAG
- a CDS encoding peptidylprolyl isomerase gives MATLQKIRNRGGVLVSIVIGLALVAFIVGDALSSGASLINRSRNKVGEVGGETIGIQEYQQKIMKNEDFIKSMNGLSALTDEQQRMIRENTWNQIVSEIILNKEYEELGLDVSGDELYDFLLGSNMNPAVSQLFADPNTGQVDKERARLIIKQLIEAPAGTPQKEYWLNMEEQVNTARKQEKYNTLLAKSLFVTDAQAKELAESAATTADISFIMKSYNTVSDSAVKVTANEIKDYYNSHKYLFEREEARQIAYVNFDITASAEDIKETENWVNDLKPEFAEAKNVLEFANLSSEKRFQPKYYKKGELDNEELDEFLFTEKSDAVFGPYLKDNAYNIVRVADRRVLPDSVRARHILIASNNMAQSEKLADSLAGLIRKGGDFDALARQYSADQNTSVNGGDFGWFTQDQMLQPIADSAFFSNKNEVKVVRSNYGFHILQVTDRSKPVDKVQIGIVAKEITPSQQTINKIYNDARTFANNINTVEDFEAALTANNQTKRIANLGKNDYQIAGIDNARDIIREAYMAEKPGFILTTKEKSPIFEAGDKFSVVVLTGIQEEGVAPLNSVSAAIRTELIRKKKGEIIAKELTNAISGSESLLSVAQKANAEVMDATDVSFSSFQVPGVGIEPVLTAEVVTMKENEISKPIIGNQGVYVVVVNSKTVETVTPEQIEAAKRSIEQTNLYTKFRLILPALVKNAGVVDTRYKFY, from the coding sequence ATGGCAACGTTACAAAAAATTAGAAATCGCGGTGGAGTACTTGTTAGTATCGTGATTGGATTAGCCCTCGTGGCGTTTATTGTTGGTGATGCTCTTAGCTCTGGCGCCAGCCTTATCAATCGTTCCAGAAATAAAGTTGGAGAAGTTGGTGGTGAAACTATCGGCATTCAAGAATATCAACAAAAGATTATGAAGAATGAAGATTTCATCAAAAGCATGAACGGTTTATCTGCCTTAACGGATGAGCAACAAAGAATGATCCGGGAAAATACCTGGAATCAAATTGTTTCCGAAATCATTCTGAACAAGGAATACGAGGAATTAGGTTTGGACGTTAGCGGTGACGAGTTATACGATTTCTTATTAGGGAGCAACATGAACCCAGCTGTCAGCCAGTTATTCGCAGATCCCAACACGGGACAGGTAGACAAAGAAAGAGCCCGTCTGATCATCAAACAATTGATCGAAGCTCCTGCCGGCACCCCGCAAAAGGAATATTGGTTGAACATGGAAGAGCAAGTAAACACGGCTCGTAAACAAGAAAAATACAATACTCTGTTAGCAAAAAGCTTGTTTGTTACAGATGCTCAAGCCAAAGAACTTGCAGAAAGTGCAGCAACGACAGCTGACATCAGCTTTATCATGAAAAGCTACAATACAGTTAGCGACTCTGCAGTAAAAGTAACAGCTAACGAGATCAAAGATTATTATAATTCACACAAATATTTGTTTGAACGAGAAGAAGCCAGACAAATCGCTTACGTGAATTTTGACATCACAGCATCAGCCGAAGACATTAAAGAAACGGAAAACTGGGTAAATGACTTGAAACCCGAGTTTGCAGAGGCAAAGAATGTACTTGAATTCGCCAACCTTTCATCTGAAAAAAGATTCCAACCCAAATATTACAAAAAGGGAGAATTGGATAACGAGGAACTGGATGAATTCCTGTTCACGGAAAAGAGCGATGCCGTATTCGGACCTTATCTGAAAGATAACGCTTACAATATCGTTCGTGTTGCCGACCGCCGTGTATTACCCGACTCAGTGAGAGCCCGTCATATCTTGATCGCATCAAACAATATGGCCCAATCAGAGAAATTAGCCGATAGTTTAGCAGGCTTAATCCGTAAAGGCGGAGATTTCGATGCTTTAGCAAGACAATATTCTGCCGATCAGAATACCTCTGTAAATGGTGGAGATTTCGGATGGTTCACCCAGGATCAGATGCTCCAACCAATTGCCGATTCAGCGTTCTTCTCTAACAAAAACGAGGTGAAAGTGGTAAGATCAAATTACGGTTTCCATATTTTGCAGGTAACAGACAGATCAAAACCTGTTGATAAGGTACAAATCGGAATCGTTGCAAAAGAAATTACCCCGTCCCAACAAACGATCAACAAGATTTATAACGACGCACGTACTTTTGCAAACAATATCAATACCGTAGAAGATTTTGAGGCAGCTCTAACTGCTAATAATCAAACCAAACGTATCGCAAACTTAGGTAAAAACGATTATCAGATTGCAGGTATTGACAACGCAAGAGATATTATCCGCGAGGCTTATATGGCTGAAAAACCGGGTTTCATCCTGACGACCAAAGAGAAATCGCCGATCTTTGAGGCTGGAGACAAATTCTCTGTTGTGGTTCTAACCGGAATTCAAGAAGAAGGCGTTGCACCTCTAAACTCTGTTTCTGCAGCTATCCGCACAGAACTTATCCGTAAAAAGAAAGGCGAAATCATTGCCAAGGAATTGACTAATGCTATTTCCGGAAGTGAAAGTTTACTTTCTGTAGCACAAAAAGCCAATGCAGAGGTAATGGATGCCACGGATGTTAGTTTCAGTTCATTCCAAGTTCCCGGAGTTGGTATTGAACCCGTGCTGACGGCCGAAGTTGTTACAATGAAAGAAAATGAGATTTCTAAACCGATCATCGGTAACCAAGGAGTTTATGTTGTGGTTGTAAACTCTAAAACTGTTGAAACAGTTACTCCCGAACAAATCGAAGCTGCCAAGAGAAGCATCGAACAAACGAATCTATACACCAAGTTCCGTTTGATTCTTCCCGCATTAGTGAAGAATGCCGGAGTGGTTGATACAAGATACAAATTTTACTAG
- a CDS encoding D-glucuronyl C5-epimerase family protein codes for MKIKKAIFMLRKLLRDFNTNRKIEINMENQSETLGYYYIKFDEDIAKLNRLIHSFDKNGVPLNTTYIDVEDTKLHYYPISIGQYGLAIFHSWLKTHSEEKRGHFLRIADWFMNNRTDHTELGCYWLTDVPKPEYHVYQPWKSAFAQSRGISMLLRAWQLTKDDTYLKIATQALIPFTKDITTGGVSVDREKGATFYEEYVAECPTRVLDGHGFCLFGLYDYIRAVPENKEPNGYALALRLFNEGVEGLTRQLPLFDMGFWPRFNRCDLPSYPQDDPCTIGYLRLVRQQLLILYRITGKEELHLFSEKFHHYDRISNILKMYRHKFTALKKLNRL; via the coding sequence ATGAAGATTAAAAAAGCTATTTTCATGTTACGCAAACTTTTGCGAGATTTCAACACAAACCGCAAGATCGAAATTAACATGGAGAATCAATCTGAAACGCTAGGCTATTATTACATCAAATTTGACGAAGACATAGCTAAGCTCAATCGTCTGATTCACTCTTTCGACAAAAATGGAGTCCCCTTGAACACGACTTATATTGACGTGGAAGATACAAAACTGCACTACTATCCTATTTCCATCGGACAGTACGGGTTAGCCATATTCCACTCGTGGTTAAAGACACATTCCGAAGAGAAAAGGGGCCATTTTCTTCGCATTGCAGACTGGTTTATGAACAATCGGACAGATCATACAGAACTCGGTTGTTATTGGCTAACCGACGTGCCTAAGCCCGAATATCATGTTTATCAACCTTGGAAATCCGCCTTCGCACAAAGCAGGGGAATATCCATGCTATTGAGAGCCTGGCAGCTTACAAAGGACGATACCTATTTGAAGATTGCAACTCAAGCATTAATTCCTTTCACGAAGGATATAACAACCGGAGGGGTTTCCGTAGACCGGGAAAAGGGGGCAACCTTTTACGAAGAATACGTGGCTGAGTGTCCGACACGAGTACTGGATGGTCATGGCTTTTGCCTTTTCGGTTTATACGATTACATTCGTGCAGTTCCTGAAAATAAGGAACCCAATGGGTACGCACTCGCCCTTCGGCTGTTTAATGAAGGAGTAGAAGGTCTTACCCGCCAACTTCCTCTGTTTGATATGGGATTCTGGCCTCGATTCAATCGCTGCGATCTTCCCAGTTATCCACAAGATGACCCCTGCACGATCGGTTATCTCAGACTTGTTCGCCAACAACTCCTAATTCTCTACCGAATCACCGGAAAAGAGGAGTTACACCTTTTTAGCGAAAAATTCCATCATTATGACCGTATTTCCAATATTTTAAAAATGTATCGCCACAAGTTCACGGCATTAAAGAAACTGAATCGTTTATAA
- a CDS encoding thioredoxin family protein: protein MKSLISIITLLMLNLIAFGQGVNFEHITFDEALAKAKAENKLVFMDCYTSWCGPCKYMTETIFPQEKAGEFFNPKFVCVKFDMEKGEGPELAKRFGVRAYPTFLILRPDGTVQHKIVGGGDLDKFIAKVEKGLNKKTSLDYLNKIYEKGKMNQKQLMTYSVVLNEAYEKDKSEKVGKELDAVLKEKDKMKKEYWPILERSPYGSDNFKLVLNNIGTFNKNIGKEKVDKYLTSCYTNAINNTMRPNTKEPLKVLQQIQEELTKLDLADQATLTRSLELNQACLEKNINKVIELAGQVESNKNGELWSIFNAINSVRGNISKEDLNKIIVLEDKFLGFADENGKTYIKNYFENLKIAAHVGVYFQDLSYEDALAKAKQQGRKLFIDCYTTWCGPCKYMSETVFKQEKVGDFLNLNFICLKYDMEKGEGPELAKKFGVRAYPTFVIVNPDGTIRHKLVGGGEGEQFIERVKESFDDNKALGVLDAKYNNGDRDKAFLAQYAQVMVANYDPNAKAIVDELLKISTDEEKLSEDYWFIFGNSELSPKDSEAAKFLIDNRSKFNETIGKEKVDNRLSEGLFREILMVIAGRGQKTDVKRLDAIGREVKALKLSNEKTLLSSLAIAKAVKTENIDKILAACEKELPKLGKDSQMIAYYLSGSLAKANDTQKARWQKIIQTNTEK, encoded by the coding sequence ATGAAAAGCCTTATCTCAATTATTACTTTATTGATGCTTAACCTCATTGCTTTCGGACAAGGGGTAAACTTCGAGCATATCACCTTTGATGAAGCCCTAGCCAAAGCAAAGGCCGAGAACAAACTCGTTTTCATGGATTGTTACACTTCTTGGTGTGGCCCTTGCAAGTACATGACAGAAACTATTTTTCCACAAGAAAAAGCCGGAGAATTTTTCAATCCCAAATTTGTCTGTGTAAAATTTGACATGGAAAAAGGAGAAGGCCCCGAATTGGCAAAAAGATTTGGAGTTAGAGCCTACCCAACATTCCTAATTCTACGCCCGGATGGAACAGTACAACATAAAATTGTGGGCGGTGGAGATTTGGACAAATTTATCGCAAAAGTTGAAAAAGGATTAAACAAGAAAACTTCCCTTGATTATCTGAACAAAATATATGAAAAAGGGAAAATGAACCAAAAACAACTGATGACTTACTCCGTTGTTTTGAACGAAGCGTATGAAAAAGACAAGAGTGAAAAAGTTGGTAAAGAGTTGGATGCCGTATTGAAGGAAAAGGATAAAATGAAAAAAGAATACTGGCCTATTCTTGAAAGAAGTCCATATGGTTCTGACAATTTCAAACTTGTTTTAAATAATATCGGTACATTCAACAAGAATATCGGTAAGGAGAAAGTAGACAAATACCTGACAAGCTGCTACACGAATGCCATCAACAATACCATGCGCCCAAATACAAAAGAACCTCTAAAGGTATTGCAACAAATTCAAGAAGAATTAACAAAACTCGATTTAGCCGATCAAGCGACATTAACTCGTTCTCTCGAACTAAACCAAGCTTGTCTGGAAAAAAACATCAATAAAGTAATTGAGCTGGCCGGACAGGTTGAATCGAACAAAAACGGAGAACTTTGGTCTATCTTCAATGCAATCAATTCGGTTAGGGGAAATATTTCGAAAGAAGATTTGAATAAAATTATCGTATTAGAGGATAAATTCTTAGGTTTCGCAGATGAAAACGGCAAAACTTATATAAAAAATTATTTTGAAAACTTGAAGATAGCTGCTCACGTGGGAGTTTATTTCCAAGACCTCAGTTATGAAGACGCCTTAGCAAAGGCGAAACAACAAGGACGTAAACTTTTCATCGACTGCTACACGACTTGGTGCGGTCCTTGTAAGTACATGTCAGAAACTGTATTCAAACAAGAAAAGGTTGGAGACTTTCTAAATCTGAATTTCATTTGCTTGAAATATGATATGGAAAAAGGAGAAGGTCCCGAATTGGCAAAGAAATTTGGAGTCCGTGCTTACCCAACTTTCGTGATCGTGAATCCGGATGGGACGATCCGTCATAAACTTGTTGGCGGTGGCGAAGGCGAACAATTCATAGAAAGGGTAAAAGAGTCTTTTGATGATAATAAAGCTCTAGGAGTTTTGGATGCAAAATACAACAATGGCGACCGGGATAAAGCATTTTTAGCTCAATACGCTCAAGTTATGGTAGCTAATTACGATCCGAACGCAAAAGCCATCGTGGATGAATTGTTGAAAATTTCTACCGATGAAGAAAAACTATCAGAAGATTATTGGTTCATTTTCGGTAACAGCGAATTAAGTCCCAAAGACTCGGAAGCAGCAAAATTCTTGATTGATAACCGGAGCAAATTTAACGAAACCATTGGCAAAGAGAAAGTGGATAACCGTTTGAGCGAAGGTCTCTTCCGTGAAATATTAATGGTTATCGCCGGACGTGGTCAAAAAACCGACGTAAAACGTTTAGACGCTATTGGACGGGAAGTAAAAGCTTTAAAGTTATCAAACGAGAAAACCTTACTATCTTCTTTAGCTATCGCAAAGGCCGTGAAGACAGAAAATATTGACAAGATCTTGGCTGCTTGCGAAAAAGAACTCCCGAAACTGGGAAAAGATTCGCAAATGATAGCTTATTATTTATCCGGCTCATTGGCAAAAGCAAACGATACGCAAAAAGCCCGTTGGCAAAAAATAATTCAAACAAATACGGAGAAATAA
- a CDS encoding acyltransferase, which yields MKDYFVHETAIVDEGATIGKGTKIWHFSHIMSNCRIGENCNIGQNVVISPEVVLGNQVKVQNNVSVYTGVTCDDDVFLGPSCVFTNVTNPRSAVNRKSQYAKTHVGKGATIGANATIVCGHDIGAYAFIGAGAVVTKTVPAYALLVGNPAKQIGWMSEYGHRLHFDEKGIAECPESKQHYHLQNGLVQKIEE from the coding sequence ATGAAAGATTATTTCGTACACGAGACCGCCATCGTAGACGAAGGCGCAACAATCGGAAAAGGAACTAAAATATGGCATTTCTCCCACATTATGAGTAATTGCCGGATCGGAGAGAATTGTAACATCGGGCAAAACGTCGTCATATCCCCGGAGGTAGTTCTCGGGAACCAAGTAAAAGTACAGAATAATGTATCCGTGTACACGGGAGTCACTTGTGACGATGATGTTTTCTTGGGGCCATCATGTGTATTCACAAACGTGACCAATCCTCGTAGTGCAGTAAACCGGAAAAGTCAATATGCCAAAACGCACGTGGGCAAAGGGGCTACCATCGGAGCCAATGCCACGATCGTGTGCGGGCATGACATTGGGGCTTACGCCTTCATCGGAGCTGGGGCTGTTGTAACAAAAACTGTTCCTGCATATGCTTTGTTAGTTGGTAATCCGGCTAAACAAATCGGTTGGATGAGTGAATACGGGCATCGTCTTCATTTTGACGAAAAGGGAATAGCCGAATGCCCGGAAAGCAAACAACACTATCATTTACAAAACGGGTTAGTTCAAAAAATAGAAGAATAA
- a CDS encoding DegT/DnrJ/EryC1/StrS family aminotransferase, which yields MKITMVDLHGQYERIREEINNAIQEVLDTTAFINGPQVKTFAQHLAVYNQVEHVVPCANGTDALQIALMALGLQPGDEVIVPVHTYVATAEVIALLRLEPIFVDCVADRFTIDVTQIEEKITPRTKAIVPVHLYGQCADMGPLMAIARRHKLYVVEDTAQAIGATYTFSNGLQQKAGCIGDIGTTSFFPSKNLGCYGDGGALFIRDHELAERARMIANHGQKIKYHHSVVGCNSRLDTLQAAILDVKLKYLDEYSTARNQAAEHYDKGLATVKGIILPQRAANSTHVFHQYTIRVENHLRDELKSFLAEHDIPSMIYYPIPLHLQEAYAKKGQGQGTFPVAEQLSEEVLSLPMHTEMKVEEQEYIIEQIRTFFNR from the coding sequence ATGAAAATCACGATGGTTGACCTTCACGGACAATATGAACGCATCCGGGAAGAAATAAATAACGCCATACAGGAAGTACTTGACACCACGGCTTTCATTAACGGCCCCCAGGTGAAGACTTTCGCCCAACATCTTGCAGTGTATAATCAAGTAGAGCATGTTGTTCCTTGTGCTAACGGCACGGATGCTTTACAAATCGCTTTAATGGCACTCGGCTTGCAACCCGGAGACGAGGTGATCGTACCCGTTCATACTTACGTGGCTACAGCCGAAGTTATTGCTCTTTTACGGCTGGAACCCATTTTCGTGGATTGTGTCGCAGACCGTTTCACGATAGATGTTACCCAAATAGAGGAAAAAATTACTCCTCGCACGAAAGCCATCGTTCCCGTTCACTTGTACGGTCAATGTGCAGACATGGGACCACTCATGGCTATAGCCCGCCGACACAAACTTTACGTGGTAGAAGACACTGCACAAGCTATCGGGGCCACTTACACGTTCAGTAACGGTCTCCAACAAAAAGCCGGATGTATCGGGGATATTGGCACAACCTCTTTCTTCCCCTCCAAAAACTTAGGATGTTACGGGGACGGTGGAGCCTTATTTATCCGAGATCACGAATTAGCCGAACGGGCCCGCATGATTGCCAATCACGGGCAGAAGATCAAATATCACCATAGTGTCGTGGGATGTAATTCCCGTTTAGACACATTACAAGCTGCTATCTTGGATGTAAAACTAAAATACCTTGATGAATATTCAACTGCCCGTAATCAAGCTGCCGAACATTATGACAAAGGGTTAGCAACAGTAAAGGGAATTATCCTTCCACAACGGGCCGCTAATAGCACGCACGTGTTCCACCAGTACACCATCCGGGTTGAAAATCACCTACGGGATGAGTTGAAATCTTTCTTGGCCGAACATGATATTCCTAGCATGATTTATTATCCGATCCCCTTGCATTTGCAAGAGGCATACGCTAAAAAGGGACAAGGACAAGGGACATTCCCCGTTGCTGAACAATTAAGCGAAGAGGTACTATCGCTGCCGATGCACACGGAAATGAAAGTAGAAGAGCAAGAGTACATCATCGAACAAATTCGTACATTCTTTAACCGATAG
- a CDS encoding glycosyltransferase family 4 protein produces the protein MKKILIITYYWPPSGGPGVQRWLKFSKYLPEFGYDPIIITVDPEKAEYPIKDHTLEQDVRAGQIVYRTDCSGIYEYYKKLTKAQSAPYSGFVNEGTPSLKQKIARFIRGNFFLPDARRGWNKHAYRQAIKIIQEEKIDAVITTGPPMSTHLVGQKLKKRFHLHWIADFRDPWTDIYYYNKMYPTPIAKAIDRKYERNVLLDADQVITVSDYIKKQLAAKSPAIQASKIKVIANGFDAEDFDLIIPKEDVFTITYTGTLAADYTIDSFIHTVKRLSTSEKLKLRFVGKVDQGIAQKLSEQLGDSVEIHTFVAHADAIKYMKSSSVLLLIIPNIEGNKGNLTGKLFEYIGSRTPILCLGPTDGDAATIIQVCKAGKTFEYDDEEGMLHFLTSLLNNFNPQSPIKENNVVNRYSRKSLTQSLTQILAHHED, from the coding sequence GTGAAAAAGATTCTGATCATCACCTATTATTGGCCACCTTCAGGAGGACCGGGAGTTCAACGCTGGTTGAAGTTCTCGAAATACCTTCCGGAATTCGGTTATGATCCGATCATTATCACGGTTGATCCGGAAAAGGCTGAATATCCCATAAAAGACCACACGCTGGAACAAGATGTACGAGCCGGACAAATCGTGTATCGTACGGATTGTTCCGGTATATATGAATATTATAAAAAACTGACTAAAGCCCAAAGTGCCCCGTATAGCGGATTCGTCAATGAAGGGACTCCCAGTCTAAAACAGAAGATTGCCCGTTTTATTCGGGGTAATTTTTTCCTACCGGATGCCCGAAGAGGCTGGAATAAACACGCTTACCGCCAAGCAATCAAAATTATTCAAGAAGAAAAAATAGACGCCGTCATCACAACGGGCCCGCCTATGTCAACCCATCTGGTCGGACAAAAACTAAAAAAGCGTTTCCATCTGCATTGGATTGCTGATTTTCGAGACCCATGGACTGACATCTATTACTATAATAAGATGTACCCAACTCCCATTGCAAAAGCAATTGACCGGAAATACGAACGGAATGTTCTTCTGGATGCAGATCAGGTAATCACGGTAAGCGACTACATCAAAAAGCAACTGGCAGCAAAATCTCCAGCAATTCAAGCCTCTAAAATAAAAGTTATCGCGAATGGATTCGATGCCGAGGATTTCGACCTAATTATTCCAAAGGAGGATGTTTTCACAATTACTTACACGGGAACTTTGGCGGCTGACTACACGATTGATTCCTTTATCCATACAGTTAAAAGACTTTCCACATCGGAAAAACTCAAACTACGTTTTGTCGGTAAAGTGGATCAAGGTATAGCTCAAAAACTCTCGGAACAACTGGGAGATTCCGTAGAAATCCATACGTTCGTAGCTCACGCAGATGCCATCAAATACATGAAGAGTTCTTCTGTTCTATTACTCATTATTCCCAACATCGAAGGGAATAAAGGTAATCTCACGGGTAAGCTTTTCGAGTACATCGGCTCCAGAACCCCCATTCTTTGCCTCGGTCCCACCGATGGTGATGCCGCAACCATCATTCAAGTTTGTAAAGCCGGGAAAACATTCGAGTATGACGATGAAGAAGGTATGCTTCATTTTCTAACCTCCTTACTGAATAATTTTAACCCACAATCTCCTATAAAAGAGAACAATGTAGTCAACCGCTATTCGAGAAAGTCCTTAACCCAGTCTTTAACCCAAATTTTAGCCCACCATGAAGATTAA